The genome window GGCGCTCGCAAATCGGGCTTTCCGCCTCTGAGCGCGCCAAGTGACTTGCAACCCTGCCTACTCGATTCCCCGCGCCCGGTCGGCGGCGAATTGAGCGCGCCAGAGGTCGAAACGCCCCTCGGCAATGGCTTCGCGCATTTCCTTCATGATGGTCAGGTAGAAATGCAGGTTGTGCAGCGTATTCAGGCGTGCGCCGGTGATCTCGTTGGCCCGCTGCAGGTGATGCAGGTAAGCCCGCGAGAAATTGCCGCAGGTGTGGCACGAGCAGCTGGGGTCCAGCGGGCGGGTGTCGTCGCGGTACTTGGCATTGCGGATCTTCACGTCGCCGAACCGCGTGAACAGCCAGCCATTGCGGGCGTTGCGGGTGGGCATGACGCAATCGAACATGTCGACGCCGCGGCTCACCCCTTCGACCAGGTCTTCCGGCGTGCCCACACCCATCAGGTAGCGCGGCGCCTCGGCCGGCAGCTTGGGGGTGACGTGCGCCAGGATGCGCATCATGTCTTCCTTGGGCTCGCCCACCGACAGTCCGCCGATGGCATAACCATGGAAGCCGATGTCTTGCAGGCCCGCCAGGGATTCGTCGCGCAACGCCTCGTACATGCCGCCCTGGACGATGCCGAACAGTGCGTTGGGATTTTCCAGGCGGTCAAATTCTTCGCGCGAGCGGCGCGCCCAGCGTAAAGACATACGCATGGAGCGGGCGGCTTCTTCGACGGTGGCGGGCCGGCCGTCGATTTCATAGGGCGTGCACTCGTCGAACACCATCACAACGTCGGAATTCAGCGAACGCTGGATGCGCATGGATTCTTCGGGCGTCAGGAACAGGCGCGCGCCGTCGATCGGCGACGCGAACTTCACGCCTTCCTCGGTAATTTTGCGCATGCCTTGCAGGCTGAACACCTGGAAACCGCCGGAATCCGTCAGGATGGGTTTGTCCCATTGCATGAAGCCGTGCAGGCCGCCATGCTTTTCCATGATGTCCGTGCCCGGGCGCAGCCACAGGTGGAACGTATTGCCCAGCACGATCTGGGAGCCAATTTCCTTCAGCTCGTGCGGCATCATGGCTTTGACGCTGCCATATGTGCCGACGGGCATGAAAATGGGGGTCTCGACCACACCGTGGTTCAGCGTGACGCGGCCACGGCGGGCGCCGCCGTCAGTGGCAAGCAGTTCGAATTTCAGTCCGGTCATTTGGCGGGAGACTCGATAAACATGGCGTCGCCATAGCTGAAGAAGCGGTAGCGCTGGGCCACCGCGTGGGCGTAGGCGCGGCGGATCGGCTCGACGCCGGCCAGCGCCGACACCAGCATCAGCAGGGTCGACTGGGGAAGGTGGAAGTTGGTGACCAGCGCGTTCACAACGC of Achromobacter seleniivolatilans contains these proteins:
- the tgt gene encoding tRNA guanosine(34) transglycosylase Tgt, whose amino-acid sequence is MTGLKFELLATDGGARRGRVTLNHGVVETPIFMPVGTYGSVKAMMPHELKEIGSQIVLGNTFHLWLRPGTDIMEKHGGLHGFMQWDKPILTDSGGFQVFSLQGMRKITEEGVKFASPIDGARLFLTPEESMRIQRSLNSDVVMVFDECTPYEIDGRPATVEEAARSMRMSLRWARRSREEFDRLENPNALFGIVQGGMYEALRDESLAGLQDIGFHGYAIGGLSVGEPKEDMMRILAHVTPKLPAEAPRYLMGVGTPEDLVEGVSRGVDMFDCVMPTRNARNGWLFTRFGDVKIRNAKYRDDTRPLDPSCSCHTCGNFSRAYLHHLQRANEITGARLNTLHNLHFYLTIMKEMREAIAEGRFDLWRAQFAADRARGIE